A region of Arabidopsis thaliana chromosome 5, partial sequence DNA encodes the following proteins:
- the ATLIG4 gene encoding DNA ligase IV (ATLIG4; FUNCTIONS IN: protein binding, DNA ligase (ATP) activity; INVOLVED IN: double-strand break repair, response to X-ray, response to DNA damage stimulus; LOCATED IN: intracellular; EXPRESSED IN: 23 plant structures; EXPRESSED DURING: 12 growth stages; CONTAINS InterPro DOMAIN/s: Nucleic acid-binding, OB-fold (InterPro:IPR012340), DNA ligase, N-terminal (InterPro:IPR012308), ATP dependent DNA ligase, central (InterPro:IPR012310), ATP dependent DNA ligase, C-terminal (InterPro:IPR012309), ATP-dependent DNA ligase, conserved site (InterPro:IPR016059), ATP-dependent DNA ligase (InterPro:IPR000977), BRCT (InterPro:IPR001357); BEST Arabidopsis thaliana protein match is: DNA ligase 1 (TAIR:AT1G08130.1); Has 7656 Blast hits to 6618 proteins in 1076 species: Archae - 317; Bacteria - 1869; Metazoa - 2250; Fungi - 907; Plants - 304; Viruses - 214; Other Eukaryotes - 1795 (source: NCBI BLink).), which yields MTEEIKFSVLVSLFNWIQKSKTSSQKRSKFRKFLDTYCKPSDYFVAVRLIIPSLDRERGSYGLKESVLATCLIDALGISRDAPDAVRLLNWRKGGTAKAGANAGNFSLIAAEVLQRRQGMASGGLTIKELNDLLDRLASSENRAEKTLVLSTLIQKTNAQEMKWVIRIILKDLKLGMSEKSIFQEFHPDAEDLFNVTCDLKLVCEKLRDRHQRHKRQDIEVGKAVRPQLAMRIGDVNAAWKKLHGKDVVAECKFDGDRIQIHKNGTDIHYFSRNFLDHSEYAHAMSDLIVQNILVDKCILDGEMLVWDTSLNRFAEFGSNQEIAKAAREGLDSHKQLCYVAFDVLYVGDTSVIHQSLKERHELLKKVVKPLKGRLEVLVPEGGLNVHRPSGEPSWSIVVHAAADVERFFKETVENRDEGIVLKDLESKWEPGDRSGKWMKLKPEYIRAGADLDVLIIGGYYGSGRRGGEVAQFLVALADRAEANVYPRRFMSFCRVGTGLSDDELNTVVSKLKPYFRKNEHPKKAPPSFYQVTNHSKERPDVWIDSPEKSIILSITSDIRTIRSEVFVAPYSLRFPRIDKVRYDKPWHECLDVQAFVELVNSSNGTTQKQKESESTQDNPKVNKSSKRGEKKNVSLVPSQFIQTDVSDIKGKTSIFSNMIFYFVNVPRSHSLETFHKMVVENGGKFSMNLNNSVTHCIAAESSGIKYQAAKRQRDVIHFSWVLDCCSRNKMLPLLPKYFLHLTDASRTKLQDDIDEFSDSYYWDLDLEGLKQVLSNAKQSEDSKSIDYYKKKLCPEKRWSCLLSCCVYFYPYSQTLSTEEEALLGIMAKRLMLEVLMAGGKVSNNLAHASHLVVLAMAEEPLDFTLVSKSFSEMEKRLLLKKRLHVVSSHWLEESLQREEKLCEDVYTLRPKYMEESDTEESDKSEHDTTEVASQGSAQTKEPASSKIAITSSRGRSNTRAVKRGRSSTNSLQRVQRRRGKQPSKISGDETEESDASEEKVSTRLSDIAEETDSFGEAQRNSSRGKCAKRGKSRVGQTQRVQRSRRGKKAAKIGGDESDENDELDGNNNVSADAEEGNAAGRSVENEETREPDIAKYTESQQRDNTVAVEEALQDSRNAKTEMDMKEKLQIHEDPLQAMLMKMFPIPSQKTTETSNRTTGEYRKANVSGECESSEKRKLDAETDNTSVNAGAESDVVPPLVKKKKVSYRDVAGELLKDW from the exons ATGACGGAGGAGATCAAATTCAGCGTACTGGTATCTCTCTTTAACTGGATTCAAAAAAGCAAAACCTCATCTCAGAAACGATCCAAATTCCGCAAGTTTCTCGACACTTACTGCAAACCCTCCGACTACTTCGTCGCCGTCCGTTTAATCATTCCGTCGCTTGATCGAGAACGAGGTAGCTACGGCCTTAAAGAGTCAGTGCTCGCCACGTGTCTGATCGACGCACTTGGTATCTCGCGTGATGCTCCTGATGCTGTTCGTCTTCTCAATTGGCGTAAAGGAGGAACTGCTAAAGCTGGAGCCAATGCTGGAAACTTCTCCTTAATTGCTGCTGAG GTATTGCAACGTAGACAAGGAATGGCTTCTGGCGGTTTGACTATTAAGGAATTGAATGATTTGCTTGATCGTTTGGCTTCAAGTGAGAACAG AGCGGAGAAAACTTTGGTTCTTTCTACATTGATTCAGAAGACAAATGCTCAGGAGATGAAGTGGGTCATTAGGATTATTCTAAAAG ATTTGAAACTGGGAATGAGTGAGAAGAGCATTTTTCAGGAGTTCCATCCAGATGCTGAGGACTTGTTTAATGTCACATGTGATTTGAAACTAGTCTGTGAAAAGTTGAGGGATCGACACCAACGGCACAAGCGCCAG GATATAGAGGTTGGAAAAGCCGTACGACCCCAGTTAGCTATGCGTATTGGTGACGTAAATGCTGCTTGGAAGAAG CTGCATGGGAAAGATGTAGTTGCTGAATGCAAATTTGATGGGGATCGCAtacaaatacacaaaaatgGGACTGACATACATTACTTCTCTAG GAACTTCCTTGACCATTCTGAATACGCACATGCCATGTCGGATCTTATTGTACAAAATATATTGGTGGACAA GTGTATCCTTGATGGTGAAATGTTGGTCTGGGATACATCTCTGAATCGGTTTGCTGAGTTTGGTTCGAATCAGGAAATAG CCAAGGCAGCAAGGGAGGGTCTTGACAGCCATAAACAG TTGTGTT ATGTTGCCTTTGATGTTCTTTATGTTGGCGATACTAGCGTCATCCACCAGAGTTTGAAGGAACGGCATGAACTGCTGAAGAAAGTGGTCAAACCTTTAAAAGGTCGGCTCGAAGTTTTAGTACCTGAAGGTGGTCTCAATGTTCACCGCCCTTCAG GGGAACCTAGTTGGTCTATTGTTGTTCATGCTGCTGCTGATGTTGAGCgatttttcaaagaaacaGTTGAAAACAg AGATGAAGGAATTGTGCTTAAAGACCTGGAATCAAAATGGGAACCTGGAGATCGTAGTGGCAAGTGGATGAAATTGAAGCCTGAATATATCCGGGCTGGTGCTGACCTGGATGTTCTTATAATAG GAGGATACTATGGCTCCGGACGTCGTGGAGGAGAGGTAGCACAGTTTCTTGTAGCCTTGGCTGACCGGGCAGAGGCAAATGTATATCCCAGGCG ATTTATGTCCTTTTGTAGAGTTGGCACTGGGCTTTCTGATGATGAGCTTAACACTGTTGTAAGCAAACTGAAGCCTTATTTCAG aaaaaatgagCACCCAAAGAAGGCTCCACCAAGCTTCTATCAGGTCACTAATCACTCCAAAGAGAGACCGGATGTTTGGATTGACAGCCCGGAAAA ATCAATAATACTTTCAATCACTAGTGATATCAGGACGATAAGGTCTGAG GTGTTTGTTGCACCTTACAGTCTGAGGTTTCCTCGTATTGATAAAGTAAGATATGACAAGCCTTGGCATGAATGTCTTGATGTGCAGG CTTTTGTGGAATTGGTGAATTCGAGTAACGGCACCACACAGAAACAGAAGGAGTCTGAAAGCACACAGGACAATCCGAAAGTCAATAAATCCTccaagagaggagagaaaaagaatgtcTCTCTTGTTCCCTCTCAGTTTATTCAAACTGATGTATCGGATATCAAGGGCAAGACCTCAATCTTCtcaaatatgatatttt ATTTTGTTAACGTGCCTCGGTCCCATTCTCTTGAGACATTCCACAAAATGGTGGTTGAAAACGGAGGGAAGTTTTCAATGAACTTAAACAACTCAGTGACTCATTGCATTGCAGCAGAAAGCAGTG GAATAAAGTATCAGGCAGCAAAGCGTCAGCGAGATGTCATCCACTTTTCATGGGTCTTAGATTGTTGTTCACGAAATAAGATGCTTCCTTTGCTGCCAAA GTACTTCCTCCACCTCACTGATGCTTCAAGGACAAAATTACAGGATGATATTGATGAATTTTCTGATTCTTATTACTGGGATTTAGACCTTGAAGGTCTCAAACAG GTCTTAAGCAATGCCAAGCAATCTGAAGATTCAAAATCTATTGACTACTACAAGAAAAAGTTATGTCCTGAAAAAAGATGGTCCTGCCTCTTAAGCTGCTGTGTTTACTTTTACCCGTATAGTCAAACATT GAGCACTGAAGAGGAAGCCCTATTGGGAATTATGGCTAAGAGATTAATGCTTGAAGTCTTAATGGCTGGTGGTAAAGTTAGCAATAATCTTGCTCATGCGTCGCACCTTGTAGTTCTTGCTATGGCAGAAGAACCTTTGGATTTTACTTTAGTTTCGAAAAG TTTCAGCGAAATGGAGAAACGTCTTTTGCTGAAGAAAAGGCTTCATGTTGTTAGCTCGCACTGGTTAGAGGAAAGCTTGCAAAGAGAGGAAAAACTGTGCGAGGATGTCTACACTCTGAGGCCTAAGTATATGGAAGAGTCTGATACTGAAGAATCAGA TAAATCCGAACATGATACAACGGAAGTAGCTTCCCAAGGTAGTGCTCAAACCAAAGAGCCAGCTTCCTCTAAAATTGCAATTACGAGTTCAAGAGGACGGTCAAATACTCGAGCTGTTAAAAGGGGAAGGTCTTCTACAAACTCACTGCAACGAGTACAGAGACGCAGAGGCAAGCAGCCGTCTAAGATAAGCGGagatgaaacagaggaaagtgATGCTTCTGAAGAAAAGGTTTCAACAAGACTCAGTGATATAGCAGAAGAGACGGATTCGTTTGGTGAGGCTCAAAGAAACTCTAGCAGAGGAAAATGTGCGAAGAGAGGAAAGTCTCGTGTGGGACAAACCCAAAGAGTACAGAGATCACGCAGAGGCAAGAAAGCTGCGAAGATAGGAGGAGATGAGTctgatgaaaatgatgaattaGATGGCAATAACAATGTGTCAGCAGATGCGGAAGAGGGTAATGCAGCTGGTAGATCTGTGGAAAACGAAGAAACCCGAGAGCCTGACATAGCGAAGTACACAGAATCACAGCAAAGAGACAACACAGTAGCAGTTGAAGAGGCCTTACAAGATTCTAGAAATGCAAAGACGGAGATGGATATGAAAGAGAAGTTACAAATCCATGAGGATCCACTACAAGCTATGTTAATGAAAATGTTCCCTATTCCCAGTCAAAAAACCACAGAGACATCAAACCGAACCACTGGGGAATATAGAAAGGCTAATGTTTCTGGTGAATGTGAGTCttcagagaaaagaaaactcgACGCTGAGACTGATAATACATCTGTGAACGCAGGCGCAGAATCAGACGTAGTTCCTCCTCtagtgaagaaaaagaaagtcagCTACCGGGATGTTGCCGGAGAACTGCTCAAAGACTGGTGA
- the ATLIG4 gene encoding DNA ligase IV has protein sequence MQLCYVAFDVLYVGDTSVIHQSLKERHELLKKVVKPLKGRLEVLVPEGGLNVHRPSGEPSWSIVVHAAADVERFFKETVENRDEGIVLKDLESKWEPGDRSGKWMKLKPEYIRAGADLDVLIIGGYYGSGRRGGEVAQFLVALADRAEANVYPRRFMSFCRVGTGLSDDELNTVVSKLKPYFRKNEHPKKAPPSFYQVTNHSKERPDVWIDSPEKSIILSITSDIRTIRSEVFVAPYSLRFPRIDKVRYDKPWHECLDVQAFVELVNSSNGTTQKQKESESTQDNPKVNKSSKRGEKKNVSLVPSQFIQTDVSDIKGKTSIFSNMIFYFVNVPRSHSLETFHKMVVENGGKFSMNLNNSVTHCIAAESSGIKYQAAKRQRDVIHFSWVLDCCSRNKMLPLLPKYFLHLTDASRTKLQDDIDEFSDSYYWDLDLEGLKQVLSNAKQSEDSKSIDYYKKKLCPEKRWSCLLSCCVYFYPYSQTLSTEEEALLGIMAKRLMLEVLMAGGKVSNNLAHASHLVVLAMAEEPLDFTLVSKSFSEMEKRLLLKKRLHVVSSHWLEESLQREEKLCEDVYTLRPKYMEESDTEESDKSEHDTTEVASQGSAQTKEPASSKIAITSSRGRSNTRAVKRGRSSTNSLQRVQRRRGKQPSKISGDETEESDASEEKVSTRLSDIAEETDSFGEAQRNSSRGKCAKRGKSRVGQTQRVQRSRRGKKAAKIGGDESDENDELDGNNNVSADAEEGNAAGRSVENEETREPDIAKYTESQQRDNTVAVEEALQDSRNAKTEMDMKEKLQIHEDPLQAMLMKMFPIPSQKTTETSNRTTGEYRKANVSGECESSEKRKLDAETDNTSVNAGAESDVVPPLVKKKKVSYRDVAGELLKDW, from the exons ATGCAGTTGTGTT ATGTTGCCTTTGATGTTCTTTATGTTGGCGATACTAGCGTCATCCACCAGAGTTTGAAGGAACGGCATGAACTGCTGAAGAAAGTGGTCAAACCTTTAAAAGGTCGGCTCGAAGTTTTAGTACCTGAAGGTGGTCTCAATGTTCACCGCCCTTCAG GGGAACCTAGTTGGTCTATTGTTGTTCATGCTGCTGCTGATGTTGAGCgatttttcaaagaaacaGTTGAAAACAg AGATGAAGGAATTGTGCTTAAAGACCTGGAATCAAAATGGGAACCTGGAGATCGTAGTGGCAAGTGGATGAAATTGAAGCCTGAATATATCCGGGCTGGTGCTGACCTGGATGTTCTTATAATAG GAGGATACTATGGCTCCGGACGTCGTGGAGGAGAGGTAGCACAGTTTCTTGTAGCCTTGGCTGACCGGGCAGAGGCAAATGTATATCCCAGGCG ATTTATGTCCTTTTGTAGAGTTGGCACTGGGCTTTCTGATGATGAGCTTAACACTGTTGTAAGCAAACTGAAGCCTTATTTCAG aaaaaatgagCACCCAAAGAAGGCTCCACCAAGCTTCTATCAGGTCACTAATCACTCCAAAGAGAGACCGGATGTTTGGATTGACAGCCCGGAAAA ATCAATAATACTTTCAATCACTAGTGATATCAGGACGATAAGGTCTGAG GTGTTTGTTGCACCTTACAGTCTGAGGTTTCCTCGTATTGATAAAGTAAGATATGACAAGCCTTGGCATGAATGTCTTGATGTGCAGG CTTTTGTGGAATTGGTGAATTCGAGTAACGGCACCACACAGAAACAGAAGGAGTCTGAAAGCACACAGGACAATCCGAAAGTCAATAAATCCTccaagagaggagagaaaaagaatgtcTCTCTTGTTCCCTCTCAGTTTATTCAAACTGATGTATCGGATATCAAGGGCAAGACCTCAATCTTCtcaaatatgatatttt ATTTTGTTAACGTGCCTCGGTCCCATTCTCTTGAGACATTCCACAAAATGGTGGTTGAAAACGGAGGGAAGTTTTCAATGAACTTAAACAACTCAGTGACTCATTGCATTGCAGCAGAAAGCAGTG GAATAAAGTATCAGGCAGCAAAGCGTCAGCGAGATGTCATCCACTTTTCATGGGTCTTAGATTGTTGTTCACGAAATAAGATGCTTCCTTTGCTGCCAAA GTACTTCCTCCACCTCACTGATGCTTCAAGGACAAAATTACAGGATGATATTGATGAATTTTCTGATTCTTATTACTGGGATTTAGACCTTGAAGGTCTCAAACAG GTCTTAAGCAATGCCAAGCAATCTGAAGATTCAAAATCTATTGACTACTACAAGAAAAAGTTATGTCCTGAAAAAAGATGGTCCTGCCTCTTAAGCTGCTGTGTTTACTTTTACCCGTATAGTCAAACATT GAGCACTGAAGAGGAAGCCCTATTGGGAATTATGGCTAAGAGATTAATGCTTGAAGTCTTAATGGCTGGTGGTAAAGTTAGCAATAATCTTGCTCATGCGTCGCACCTTGTAGTTCTTGCTATGGCAGAAGAACCTTTGGATTTTACTTTAGTTTCGAAAAG TTTCAGCGAAATGGAGAAACGTCTTTTGCTGAAGAAAAGGCTTCATGTTGTTAGCTCGCACTGGTTAGAGGAAAGCTTGCAAAGAGAGGAAAAACTGTGCGAGGATGTCTACACTCTGAGGCCTAAGTATATGGAAGAGTCTGATACTGAAGAATCAGA TAAATCCGAACATGATACAACGGAAGTAGCTTCCCAAGGTAGTGCTCAAACCAAAGAGCCAGCTTCCTCTAAAATTGCAATTACGAGTTCAAGAGGACGGTCAAATACTCGAGCTGTTAAAAGGGGAAGGTCTTCTACAAACTCACTGCAACGAGTACAGAGACGCAGAGGCAAGCAGCCGTCTAAGATAAGCGGagatgaaacagaggaaagtgATGCTTCTGAAGAAAAGGTTTCAACAAGACTCAGTGATATAGCAGAAGAGACGGATTCGTTTGGTGAGGCTCAAAGAAACTCTAGCAGAGGAAAATGTGCGAAGAGAGGAAAGTCTCGTGTGGGACAAACCCAAAGAGTACAGAGATCACGCAGAGGCAAGAAAGCTGCGAAGATAGGAGGAGATGAGTctgatgaaaatgatgaattaGATGGCAATAACAATGTGTCAGCAGATGCGGAAGAGGGTAATGCAGCTGGTAGATCTGTGGAAAACGAAGAAACCCGAGAGCCTGACATAGCGAAGTACACAGAATCACAGCAAAGAGACAACACAGTAGCAGTTGAAGAGGCCTTACAAGATTCTAGAAATGCAAAGACGGAGATGGATATGAAAGAGAAGTTACAAATCCATGAGGATCCACTACAAGCTATGTTAATGAAAATGTTCCCTATTCCCAGTCAAAAAACCACAGAGACATCAAACCGAACCACTGGGGAATATAGAAAGGCTAATGTTTCTGGTGAATGTGAGTCttcagagaaaagaaaactcgACGCTGAGACTGATAATACATCTGTGAACGCAGGCGCAGAATCAGACGTAGTTCCTCCTCtagtgaagaaaaagaaagtcagCTACCGGGATGTTGCCGGAGAACTGCTCAAAGACTGGTGA